The Nitrogeniibacter aestuarii genome has a window encoding:
- a CDS encoding phospholipase D-like domain-containing protein, which translates to MKRLWLVGLCLVTYLAHAGVGPIPAQGQVEILFSPHDPVEARLIELIDGAKRSIHVQMYVFTRKSLAHALVRAQARGVEVRVMADARQNQRGRNALPILLSANIPVALEIDYQASHNKLMLIDVAMRHSRVVTGSYNYSWSAANKNAENVVIFHDNRPVADAYLANWERHYRAAKPVKRLPVRLVE; encoded by the coding sequence TTGAAGCGTCTGTGGTTGGTTGGGCTGTGCCTCGTCACATACCTGGCCCATGCGGGTGTGGGGCCGATTCCGGCTCAGGGGCAGGTTGAAATCCTGTTTTCACCGCATGACCCGGTCGAAGCCCGGCTGATCGAACTGATCGACGGCGCGAAGCGCAGTATTCACGTCCAGATGTATGTCTTCACCCGCAAGTCCCTCGCGCACGCCCTGGTCCGCGCTCAGGCGCGCGGTGTGGAGGTGCGCGTGATGGCCGATGCCCGGCAGAACCAGCGTGGCCGCAACGCGCTACCCATCTTGCTGTCGGCCAATATCCCGGTGGCCCTTGAAATCGACTATCAGGCATCCCATAACAAGCTCATGCTGATTGATGTCGCAATGCGTCATAGTCGTGTCGTGACCGGCTCATACAACTACTCCTGGTCGGCCGCCAACAAGAACGCGGAAAACGTGGTCATCTTTCATGACAACCGACCCGTTGCAGACGCCTACCTGGCCAACTGGGAGCGGCATTACAGGGCAGCGAAGCCTGTCAAGCGTCTGCCGGTCCGGCTCGTCGAGTGA
- a CDS encoding RsmB/NOP family class I SAM-dependent RNA methyltransferase, which yields MSTHIPQAVREHAAVVLAQVMHFDQPADLVISQYCKRERRLGARDRAQLADIVFGCVRHLLRVQAAATDAGDADALVSAWLDGDWARLDVAALDDEVAADMPDWLLDAWPWGRGEAGRRMADAFNQPAPLDLRVNVAKAKREVIQAQLAKDGIESTPGRWSPHALRVQGKPALHRHPLMNDGTLEVQDEGSQLLGFLVGARRSELIVDFCAGAGGKSLQLAAMMRDKGRIHAFDVSAGRLSELSLRARRAGVTSIHPMAIKDEQDSRLDRLAGKVDRVLVDAPCSGLGTLRRSPDLKWRQDMSDIAGKTDLQGRILSAAARLLKPGGVLIYATCSVLREENEAVVEAFLASHPGFALAPVDDVLAKQGIALPGATDTMRLDPLNHDTDGFFGARLVRSA from the coding sequence ATGAGCACCCACATTCCCCAAGCCGTTCGCGAGCATGCCGCCGTGGTGCTGGCGCAGGTCATGCACTTCGATCAGCCCGCCGATCTGGTGATTTCTCAGTACTGCAAGCGTGAACGTCGCCTCGGGGCGCGTGATCGTGCGCAACTGGCCGATATCGTGTTCGGCTGTGTCCGCCATTTGCTCCGTGTGCAGGCGGCCGCCACCGACGCGGGCGATGCGGACGCACTGGTCAGCGCCTGGCTCGACGGCGATTGGGCCCGGCTCGACGTGGCCGCTCTGGATGACGAGGTGGCTGCCGACATGCCCGACTGGTTGCTTGATGCGTGGCCGTGGGGGCGAGGCGAGGCGGGGCGCCGTATGGCCGATGCCTTTAACCAGCCCGCACCACTTGATCTGCGCGTCAACGTTGCCAAGGCCAAGCGCGAAGTGATTCAGGCGCAGTTGGCGAAGGATGGCATCGAGAGCACGCCGGGCCGCTGGTCGCCCCACGCCTTGCGGGTGCAGGGCAAGCCGGCCTTGCACCGTCATCCGTTGATGAATGACGGGACGCTCGAAGTTCAGGACGAAGGCAGCCAGTTGCTGGGTTTTCTGGTGGGCGCGCGCCGCAGCGAGCTGATTGTGGATTTCTGCGCCGGTGCCGGTGGCAAGTCCCTTCAACTGGCGGCCATGATGCGCGACAAGGGGCGCATTCACGCGTTCGACGTCTCGGCAGGGCGCCTGTCCGAACTGTCCCTGCGGGCGCGGCGTGCCGGGGTGACATCGATTCATCCCATGGCCATCAAGGATGAGCAGGACAGTCGGCTCGACCGCCTGGCCGGCAAGGTGGATCGGGTTCTGGTCGACGCGCCATGCTCCGGCCTGGGAACACTGCGCCGTTCGCCTGACCTGAAATGGCGTCAGGACATGAGCGATATCGCCGGGAAAACCGACTTGCAGGGCCGCATCCTCTCGGCAGCGGCGCGCTTGCTCAAACCGGGCGGTGTGCTGATCTACGCGACCTGCAGTGTGCTGCGTGAAGAAAACGAAGCCGTGGTGGAGGCATTTCTCGCGTCTCACCCGGGCTTCGCGTTGGCGCCGGTCGATGACGTGCTGGCCAAGCAGGGCATCGCGTTGCCGGGCGCGACCGACACCATGCGTCTCGATCCGCTCAACCACGATACCGACGGCTTTTTCGGGGCACGCCTTGTGAGGTCTGCTTGA
- a CDS encoding DUF3108 domain-containing protein has translation MKPIFRYLRLMSLALFAIVASGQVLAQATATWPTRGTIEFRVYYGDDGLRLGKTTHTWRHDAKSYSMRSLVETSGLAALVKNFRLEQKSEGTVTSAGLKPSRFTADQKGKPFQSARFDWDAQRVFIDRGDSKREAAIQPGDQDVLSIMHQLPRLKLDGIDQKITLINNKAASQSVIEDKGIETLDLPMGQVRTRHLAVRSLNKEVSLDLWLALDNHLLPVRVRMTDRKGEILDQQAERVILGDNAS, from the coding sequence ATGAAACCGATTTTCCGATACCTGCGGCTGATGTCGCTTGCCCTGTTTGCTATCGTCGCGTCCGGCCAGGTCTTGGCCCAGGCTACGGCAACGTGGCCGACGCGGGGGACCATCGAGTTTCGGGTGTATTACGGTGACGACGGCCTGCGGCTGGGCAAGACCACGCATACCTGGCGCCATGATGCCAAATCGTATTCGATGCGCTCGCTGGTCGAAACCTCGGGTCTGGCTGCGCTGGTGAAGAACTTCCGACTGGAGCAGAAAAGCGAAGGCACGGTGACATCAGCCGGGCTCAAGCCGAGCCGGTTCACCGCGGATCAGAAGGGCAAACCGTTCCAGAGCGCGCGATTTGACTGGGATGCCCAGCGTGTCTTCATCGACCGGGGTGACAGCAAGCGCGAAGCGGCGATCCAGCCCGGCGATCAGGACGTGCTGAGCATCATGCATCAGCTGCCGCGACTGAAACTCGACGGGATCGACCAGAAGATCACGCTGATCAACAACAAGGCCGCCTCGCAGTCCGTCATCGAAGACAAGGGCATCGAAACACTCGATCTGCCCATGGGGCAGGTGCGCACCCGGCATCTCGCGGTGCGCTCCCTGAACAAGGAGGTTTCGCTGGATCTGTGGCTGGCCCTGGATAACCATCTGTTGCCCGTGCGGGTCCGCATGACCGATCGCAAAGGCGAGATTCTCGATCAGCAGGCGGAGCGTGTGATCCTGGGGGACAATGCGTCATGA
- the purN gene encoding phosphoribosylglycinamide formyltransferase: MKSIVILISGRGSNMEAIVQADIPGVRIAAVISNRPKAGGLQFAAGRGIHTEVVDHTAFESRALFDQSLAEAIDRHAPDLVVLAGFMRVLTDGFVRRYEGRMINIHPSLLPAFGGLATHRRAIDAGVRFHGATVHFVTPTLDDGPIVIQAAVPVLPDDTEETLAERVLVEEHRIYPQAVRWIAEDRVRLENGRAVVLAAPESGCSINPALEC, encoded by the coding sequence ATGAAGTCCATCGTCATTCTTATTTCGGGTCGCGGTTCCAACATGGAAGCGATCGTTCAGGCAGACATTCCCGGTGTGCGGATTGCGGCCGTGATCAGCAACCGGCCGAAGGCGGGCGGGCTGCAGTTTGCGGCCGGGCGCGGCATTCATACCGAGGTGGTCGATCACACAGCCTTCGAGTCGCGAGCCCTGTTCGATCAGTCGCTGGCCGAGGCCATTGATCGACATGCACCGGATCTGGTCGTGCTGGCCGGTTTCATGCGGGTGCTGACCGACGGCTTCGTGCGCCGCTACGAAGGGCGAATGATCAACATTCATCCGTCCTTGTTGCCCGCATTCGGCGGGCTGGCGACCCACCGACGGGCCATCGACGCAGGGGTGCGCTTTCACGGCGCCACGGTCCACTTTGTGACACCGACGCTGGACGACGGACCCATCGTGATTCAGGCCGCGGTGCCGGTGCTGCCCGATGACACGGAAGAGACCCTGGCCGAGCGCGTGCTCGTCGAGGAGCATCGCATCTATCCCCAAGCGGTGCGCTGGATCGCTGAAGACCGGGTCCGGCTCGAGAACGGCCGCGCGGTCGTGCTGGCGGCGCCTGAATCCGGCTGCAGCATCAATCCGGCACTGGAGTGCTGA
- a CDS encoding DedA family protein — protein MELFATFIDIILHLDKHLAVLLAEYGVWVYAILFAIIFCETGLVVTPFLPGDSLLFVAGAAAAAGGMNIWILSGLLFLAAVLGDNTNYWIGRYIGPRVFRWEESKFFNRAAFDKTHSYFETHGGKTIIIARFLPILRTFAPFVAGVGKMTYSRFLPLDVLGGFIWIYSLTFAGFLFGNIPFIKNNLSFVILAIIALSLMPLFLSWMRHRRRIEA, from the coding sequence ATGGAACTGTTCGCCACGTTTATCGACATCATCCTGCATCTGGACAAGCATCTTGCGGTGCTGCTGGCCGAGTACGGGGTGTGGGTCTACGCCATTTTGTTTGCCATCATTTTCTGCGAGACAGGGCTGGTCGTGACGCCCTTCCTGCCCGGTGATTCGCTCCTGTTCGTGGCCGGGGCCGCCGCGGCGGCCGGGGGAATGAACATCTGGATTCTGTCGGGGTTGCTGTTCCTGGCCGCGGTGCTGGGCGACAACACGAATTACTGGATCGGACGTTACATCGGGCCGAGAGTGTTCCGGTGGGAGGAATCGAAGTTCTTCAACCGCGCGGCGTTCGACAAGACGCACAGCTACTTCGAAACCCACGGTGGCAAGACCATCATCATCGCGCGTTTTCTGCCGATTCTGCGCACCTTCGCGCCCTTTGTGGCGGGCGTGGGCAAGATGACCTACAGCCGCTTCTTGCCGCTGGATGTTCTGGGTGGCTTCATCTGGATCTATTCGCTCACCTTCGCCGGCTTTCTTTTCGGTAACATTCCGTTCATCAAGAACAACCTCAGCTTCGTGATCCTCGCGATCATTGCGCTCTCGCTCATGCCCCTGTTTCTCAGCTGGATGCGTCACCGGCGCCGTATCGAGGCCTGA
- the mutL gene encoding DNA mismatch repair endonuclease MutL translates to MTVIHRLSDALINQIAAGEVVERPASVLKEVLENAVDAGSQAIEVALEAGGVKRIRVSDDGCGIDKDDLALALERHATSKINSLDDLESVATMGFRGEALAAISSVARTTITSRARAASHAWRVDNPGNAPVPAALNQGTVVDVQDLYYNTPARRKFLKTEGTEFAHCDDAFRRVALARPDIAMQLSHNGRVTQRLPAGDMARRTGALLGDDFLDQARQIDAEAGTIRLTGFASLPAYSRASRDAQYFFVNGRFVRDKLITHAVREAYRDILHGSRHPAYVLFLDIDPHTVDVNVHPAKIEVRFRESRAVHQFVYHALKRVLAESGAGLAVPPISDDPMPTGATPMLRPSPGYNTAPAPVQNTLAMESATRSYYDFAASAQPARVPSSGSSVPPPMPMPDHAPGEAPPLGFALAQLHGVYILAQNAQGLVLVDMHAAHERILYERLKTVLDGQPSIQRLLIPAVLSLSAKEMATAENCQDVLADMGFEVSPAGPQALSVRSVPNLLASADVPELIRAVLADLEDMPASEVVTARRNELLATMACHGAVRANRTLTIPEMNALLRQMETTERADQCNHGRPTWTQFSMAELDRFFLRGQ, encoded by the coding sequence ATGACTGTCATTCACCGACTCTCGGACGCCCTCATCAACCAGATCGCCGCAGGCGAAGTGGTCGAGCGGCCGGCCTCGGTGCTCAAGGAAGTGCTGGAGAACGCTGTCGATGCCGGCTCGCAGGCCATCGAAGTGGCCCTCGAGGCGGGCGGCGTCAAGCGCATCCGCGTGAGCGACGACGGCTGCGGCATCGACAAGGACGACCTCGCCCTGGCGCTTGAACGCCATGCCACCAGCAAGATCAATTCCCTCGACGACCTCGAATCCGTCGCGACCATGGGCTTTCGTGGCGAGGCGCTGGCGGCCATTTCGTCGGTGGCGCGCACCACCATCACCAGCCGTGCACGTGCCGCGAGTCATGCCTGGCGGGTGGACAACCCGGGCAACGCGCCCGTGCCGGCGGCGCTGAACCAGGGCACCGTGGTCGACGTTCAGGATCTCTACTACAACACCCCGGCGCGACGAAAATTCCTCAAGACCGAGGGTACCGAGTTCGCCCACTGCGACGACGCCTTTCGCCGCGTGGCCCTCGCCCGCCCCGACATCGCCATGCAGCTGAGCCACAACGGCCGCGTCACGCAGCGCCTGCCGGCCGGTGACATGGCACGGCGCACCGGGGCCCTGCTCGGTGACGATTTTCTGGATCAGGCGCGTCAGATCGACGCCGAGGCCGGCACCATCCGGCTCACCGGCTTCGCCTCCCTGCCCGCCTATTCCCGCGCCAGTCGCGATGCCCAGTACTTCTTCGTCAATGGCCGCTTCGTGCGCGACAAGCTGATTACGCACGCCGTTCGCGAAGCCTACCGGGACATCCTGCATGGCAGCCGGCATCCGGCCTATGTGCTGTTCCTCGATATCGACCCGCATACGGTGGATGTCAACGTCCACCCCGCCAAGATCGAAGTGCGTTTCCGCGAAAGCCGGGCCGTCCATCAGTTTGTCTATCACGCACTCAAGCGGGTGCTCGCCGAGTCCGGTGCCGGTCTCGCCGTCCCGCCAATCAGTGACGATCCGATGCCGACCGGCGCAACGCCGATGCTCCGGCCCTCGCCCGGTTACAACACCGCACCCGCCCCGGTACAGAACACCCTGGCCATGGAGAGCGCGACCCGCAGCTATTACGACTTCGCCGCCTCGGCACAACCGGCACGCGTGCCGTCGTCCGGTAGCAGCGTCCCGCCACCGATGCCCATGCCGGATCACGCCCCGGGCGAAGCGCCGCCGCTGGGCTTTGCCCTTGCGCAACTGCATGGGGTGTATATCCTCGCGCAGAACGCGCAGGGGCTGGTACTGGTGGACATGCACGCGGCCCATGAGCGCATTCTTTACGAGCGACTCAAGACCGTGCTCGATGGTCAGCCGTCCATTCAACGCCTGCTGATTCCTGCGGTACTGTCGCTGTCCGCCAAGGAGATGGCCACCGCTGAGAATTGCCAGGATGTGCTGGCGGACATGGGGTTTGAAGTGTCGCCGGCCGGGCCGCAGGCACTGAGTGTGCGCAGCGTGCCCAACCTGCTGGCGTCGGCGGACGTGCCCGAACTCATCCGCGCCGTGCTGGCCGACCTGGAAGACATGCCGGCCTCGGAAGTGGTCACGGCACGTCGGAATGAACTGCTCGCCACCATGGCCTGCCACGGTGCCGTTCGCGCCAACCGCACGCTGACGATTCCGGAAATGAATGCCCTGTTGCGGCAGATGGAAACCACCGAACGGGCCGACCAGTGCAATCATGGCCGACCCACGTGGACCCAGTTCTCGATGGCCGAGCTGGACCGCTTTTTCCTGCGTGGTCAGTAG
- a CDS encoding TraB/GumN family protein, with protein MNAVLRSLLVMFALVGQAMAAPSLWEVRDAQGSVRAYLFGTVHLCNASCYPLPGPVNDAFSRSERVAFELDVTDPAVLAAISAAGLLPEGERLSHRLPQAVFRDLSNVAERLGLPSALLQSMQPWFATNWLLSAAAAEAGFSTDHGVDLVLHGRAVAAGKRLTSLETVERQVLALSAGGDEAQQEALVQTLTLVQDQQLQAYLSRMIGAWARGDDEALMMLMFEGMDAEAIEPLMTDLIDARNAEMSLRIHALLDDPEPLFVAVGGGHMVGETGIPTQLARMGWRVSKVSPAIVPTAY; from the coding sequence ATGAACGCCGTCCTTCGAAGCCTGCTCGTGATGTTTGCCCTCGTCGGACAGGCGATGGCGGCCCCCAGCCTGTGGGAAGTGCGCGACGCGCAGGGCTCGGTTCGCGCTTATCTGTTCGGGACGGTGCACTTGTGCAACGCCAGTTGCTATCCCTTGCCCGGTCCGGTCAACGACGCGTTTTCCCGGTCCGAACGGGTTGCCTTCGAACTGGATGTGACGGACCCGGCCGTGCTTGCGGCCATCTCGGCGGCGGGGTTGCTGCCCGAGGGAGAGCGCCTGAGTCATCGCCTGCCGCAGGCCGTGTTTCGCGATCTGAGCAATGTGGCCGAGCGCCTGGGCTTGCCGTCAGCGCTATTGCAGTCAATGCAACCCTGGTTCGCCACCAACTGGCTGCTGAGTGCAGCGGCTGCCGAAGCGGGTTTCTCGACCGACCACGGGGTCGACCTGGTCCTGCATGGCCGTGCCGTGGCAGCCGGCAAGCGCTTGACCTCGCTCGAAACGGTGGAGCGCCAGGTGCTGGCCTTGTCGGCCGGCGGCGATGAGGCCCAGCAGGAGGCGCTGGTGCAGACGCTGACCCTGGTTCAGGATCAGCAACTTCAGGCCTATCTGTCGCGCATGATCGGTGCGTGGGCCCGTGGCGACGATGAGGCGCTGATGATGCTCATGTTCGAAGGGATGGATGCCGAGGCCATCGAGCCGCTCATGACCGACCTGATCGATGCGCGCAATGCCGAGATGTCGTTGCGCATTCACGCGCTGCTCGATGATCCGGAACCATTGTTCGTCGCCGTGGGCGGAGGCCACATGGTGGGCGAGACGGGGATTCCGACCCAGCTCGCGCGCATGGGCTGGCGGGTCAGCAAGGTGAGCCCGGCGATCGTACCGACGGCCTACTGA
- the miaA gene encoding tRNA (adenosine(37)-N6)-dimethylallyltransferase MiaA, producing the protein MSQHLPPAVLLMGPTASGKTACALSLAKHLPIEIISVDSALVFRDMDIGTAKPSAAEQGVCPHHLIDILSPEEAYSAARFREDALSLMTQITARGRIPVLAGGTMLYYKALREGLSELPQADEAVRAGIDARARAHGWPALHAELAQLDPSAAASLNPNDAQRIQRALEIVSLTGRSLAENYAQREMRPPPFRFIGVALDAADRSVLHARIAQRFDAMLDAGFVDELRRLRERYVLDVTMPSMRSVGYRQAWAYLDGEVDAATFREMGIAATRQLAKRQITWQRKFLSQWPDLTPVDCLDPDLPGTVSDTVRRQLDDPLPPALDS; encoded by the coding sequence ATGTCTCAGCATTTGCCCCCAGCCGTCCTGCTCATGGGCCCCACCGCCAGTGGCAAGACCGCGTGCGCGCTATCCCTGGCAAAGCACCTGCCGATCGAGATCATCAGCGTGGATTCGGCGCTGGTGTTTCGCGACATGGACATCGGCACGGCAAAACCCAGCGCAGCAGAGCAAGGTGTCTGTCCCCATCACCTGATCGACATCCTCAGCCCGGAAGAGGCTTATTCGGCGGCACGTTTCCGGGAAGATGCCCTGTCGCTCATGACGCAGATCACCGCGCGAGGGCGCATTCCTGTGCTGGCGGGCGGCACCATGCTCTACTACAAAGCCTTGCGGGAAGGCCTCTCGGAACTGCCGCAGGCCGACGAAGCCGTCCGTGCCGGGATCGACGCGCGGGCGCGCGCCCACGGGTGGCCGGCCCTGCATGCCGAGCTCGCGCAGCTGGACCCGTCCGCGGCCGCCAGCCTGAACCCCAACGACGCCCAGCGAATCCAGCGGGCGCTCGAAATCGTCTCGCTCACCGGCCGCTCCCTGGCCGAGAACTACGCGCAGCGGGAGATGAGGCCACCACCTTTTCGCTTTATCGGCGTCGCGCTCGACGCGGCCGATCGCAGTGTGCTGCATGCCCGCATCGCTCAGCGTTTCGACGCCATGCTCGACGCCGGCTTCGTGGACGAACTGCGCCGCTTGCGAGAACGCTACGTGCTGGATGTCACCATGCCCAGCATGCGCAGTGTGGGTTATCGACAGGCCTGGGCGTATCTCGACGGCGAAGTGGATGCCGCGACGTTTCGCGAGATGGGCATCGCCGCCACCCGGCAGTTGGCCAAGCGACAAATCACCTGGCAGCGCAAGTTTCTGAGTCAATGGCCAGATCTCACGCCTGTGGACTGCCTCGACCCGGACCTTCCGGGCACGGTCAGCGATACCGTTCGACGTCAGTTGGACGATCCGCTCCCGCCTGCGCTGGATTCGTAG
- a CDS encoding extracellular solute-binding protein, whose translation MQSRLMRSFARVTRCLMMVVALNTAGSAWATEKVVRIAAVEYSPYIGSALRRDGYAHEVVVEAFRLGGYQAKIDFFPPARARLQAIRGVEDGVLVIDDSVDDHDFIFSDTFPAGDIGLLKLKSEALDPRLAEAGDVGQLLERLESFRIGVVRGAGTAAVLERAGVGRLQFAVDNQQNIDKLVARRIDFALIDKFAAAAVMVERRPHLIGKLEFLPVMVSRSEFRLGIPRGRAQGQAMLDAFNQGLARLRETGGLLALQQDHGLATPVPQTAGTVTLNIATVDNEDMLVMKSLSADFEAEHPGIRLNWRVLEENTLRRRLLSELAIGEGYVDVMTIGAYEAPIWAQKGFLQPVRVSKAYGLDDLLPSVREALSFNGELYALPFYAESSMLYYRKDLFEAKGLQMPGQPTWDDVLGFAGKLHAPADDVYGICLRGKPGWGENMGIVSTMVNAYGGRWFDMQWRPDLDSPAWREALQRYRTLIGQFGPPRVTENGFNESLELFANGHCAMWVDATVAAGKLYNPGTSSVADKLGFAAAPTARTAKGSHWLWTWALAVPSSSARGKAAQTFIKWATSRDYIARVAKARGWVAVPPGTRRSTYANPAYQAAAPFAGFVLSAIEAADQIDSTLEPKPYIGIQWVNIPEFTAIGHAVGVNVGNMFELGWSVDRVVNESQREVEFIMRRAGYYESSAGGSGSSN comes from the coding sequence ATGCAGTCTCGATTGATGCGCTCGTTTGCCCGGGTGACCCGGTGCCTCATGATGGTTGTTGCCCTGAACACCGCGGGCTCCGCCTGGGCGACGGAAAAGGTGGTGCGGATCGCTGCCGTCGAGTACAGCCCGTATATCGGCAGTGCTCTTCGTCGTGACGGGTATGCGCACGAAGTGGTGGTCGAGGCGTTTCGCCTGGGCGGCTATCAGGCCAAGATCGATTTCTTCCCGCCGGCGCGCGCCCGTCTGCAGGCAATTCGGGGTGTCGAGGATGGTGTGCTGGTCATTGACGACTCGGTCGACGACCACGACTTCATCTTCAGCGACACCTTTCCGGCGGGTGATATCGGCTTGCTCAAGCTCAAGAGCGAAGCGCTCGATCCACGATTGGCCGAGGCGGGTGACGTGGGGCAGTTGCTGGAGCGACTCGAGAGTTTTCGCATTGGCGTGGTACGGGGGGCGGGGACGGCCGCCGTGCTCGAGCGCGCGGGTGTGGGGCGACTGCAATTTGCGGTCGATAACCAGCAGAACATCGACAAGCTGGTGGCACGCCGAATCGATTTTGCCCTGATCGACAAGTTCGCCGCAGCTGCGGTGATGGTCGAGCGTCGGCCACACCTGATCGGCAAGCTCGAATTCCTGCCGGTGATGGTCTCTCGCAGCGAATTTCGCCTCGGTATTCCCCGGGGGCGGGCTCAAGGGCAGGCCATGCTCGACGCCTTCAATCAGGGCTTGGCCCGCCTTCGGGAGACGGGCGGGTTGCTCGCCTTGCAACAGGACCACGGACTGGCGACCCCGGTGCCGCAAACGGCGGGGACAGTCACGCTCAACATTGCGACCGTCGACAATGAAGACATGCTGGTCATGAAGAGCTTGAGCGCTGATTTCGAGGCTGAACATCCGGGCATCCGGCTCAACTGGCGCGTGCTCGAGGAGAACACACTGCGCCGTCGGCTGCTCAGTGAGTTGGCGATTGGCGAAGGCTACGTGGATGTGATGACCATTGGCGCCTACGAGGCGCCCATCTGGGCTCAGAAGGGCTTTTTGCAGCCGGTCCGGGTGAGCAAAGCCTACGGTCTGGACGACCTGCTGCCCAGTGTGCGCGAGGCGCTGTCCTTCAACGGCGAGCTCTACGCACTGCCGTTCTACGCCGAGAGTTCGATGCTCTATTACCGCAAGGATCTGTTCGAAGCCAAGGGGCTGCAGATGCCGGGCCAGCCCACCTGGGATGATGTTCTTGGTTTTGCCGGGAAACTTCATGCGCCCGCGGATGACGTCTACGGCATCTGCTTGCGCGGCAAGCCGGGTTGGGGCGAGAACATGGGGATTGTGTCGACCATGGTCAATGCCTACGGCGGGCGCTGGTTCGATATGCAATGGCGACCCGATCTCGATTCACCCGCCTGGCGTGAGGCGCTGCAACGCTACCGCACGCTCATCGGGCAGTTTGGCCCGCCCCGTGTGACCGAGAACGGATTCAACGAGTCGCTTGAGCTATTTGCCAATGGGCACTGCGCCATGTGGGTCGATGCCACGGTTGCTGCGGGCAAACTCTACAACCCGGGCACCTCGAGCGTGGCCGACAAGCTGGGCTTTGCAGCGGCGCCGACGGCCCGAACCGCAAAGGGCTCCCACTGGCTATGGACCTGGGCACTGGCGGTGCCCAGCAGTTCGGCGCGTGGCAAAGCCGCCCAGACCTTCATCAAATGGGCCACGTCGCGCGACTACATTGCCCGGGTGGCCAAGGCCCGGGGCTGGGTCGCGGTGCCGCCCGGCACCCGTCGGTCCACCTACGCGAATCCGGCCTATCAGGCAGCCGCGCCGTTTGCGGGCTTTGTGCTCAGTGCGATCGAAGCGGCCGACCAGATCGATTCAACCCTGGAGCCCAAGCCGTATATCGGCATCCAGTGGGTGAATATCCCCGAGTTCACCGCGATCGGCCACGCGGTGGGTGTCAACGTCGGCAACATGTTCGAACTGGGCTGGTCGGTGGACCGGGTGGTGAACGAGTCTCAGCGCGAGGTGGAGTTCATCATGCGCCGGGCCGGTTACTACGAATCCAGCGCAGGCGGGAGCGGATCGTCCAACTGA